One genomic segment of Humidesulfovibrio mexicanus includes these proteins:
- a CDS encoding ABC transporter permease, with the protein MTEQAVPSGGAQCIGGQGERPQVVEVHIRPYASTPAYSLRELWSYRALLKSLLWRNIRMQYDDLGLGFFWAVARPLAMLGVFLFIKQNSKANVQLEIPYSLYFFSGIILWFLFAEGARDVSRSIDKEAGILKRVYFPRLIPPLAASLSGVYSLFLCCIPLAVMMLFLQVGPGLRILLLPLPVLLCLLLTYGVGTAFAALNAISRDFEKIFQLCLYLGLFVSPVLYSPAMLNDRAQLIVALNPMAGILLSFRSCLFADYPFPLWQFLYSAGFALCMVVVGTRMFRKAEEYFVDQL; encoded by the coding sequence ATGACAGAGCAGGCAGTGCCTTCTGGCGGCGCACAGTGCATCGGGGGCCAGGGCGAACGCCCCCAAGTGGTCGAAGTGCACATTCGCCCGTACGCCAGCACCCCGGCCTACAGTCTGCGGGAGCTCTGGTCCTACCGGGCACTGCTCAAGAGCCTGCTGTGGCGCAACATCCGCATGCAGTACGACGACCTGGGCCTGGGCTTCTTCTGGGCCGTGGCCCGGCCTCTGGCTATGCTCGGCGTGTTTCTGTTCATCAAGCAGAATTCCAAGGCGAACGTGCAGTTGGAGATTCCATATTCCCTGTACTTCTTCTCCGGAATCATACTGTGGTTCCTGTTTGCGGAGGGCGCGCGAGATGTGTCCCGCTCCATCGACAAGGAAGCGGGCATCCTCAAGCGGGTGTACTTCCCCCGGCTCATCCCCCCACTGGCGGCATCGTTGTCCGGGGTCTACTCGCTGTTTCTTTGCTGCATCCCGCTGGCGGTCATGATGCTCTTTCTGCAGGTGGGGCCGGGGCTGCGCATTTTGCTTTTGCCACTGCCCGTTTTGCTGTGCCTGCTGCTCACCTATGGGGTGGGCACGGCCTTCGCCGCGCTCAACGCCATCAGCCGCGATTTTGAGAAGATCTTTCAGCTGTGCCTGTATCTCGGCCTGTTCGTCTCCCCTGTGCTGTATTCTCCGGCCATGCTGAACGATCGCGCCCAGCTCATTGTGGCCCTCAATCCCATGGCCGGGATATTGCTGTCTTTCCGGTCCTGCCTGTTCGCCGACTACCCCTTCCCTCTGTGGCAGTTCCTGTACTCGGCCGGGTTCGCCCTGTGCATGGTGGTGGTGGGCACGCGCATGTTCCGCAAGGCGGAGGAGTACTTCGTTGACCAGCTGTAA
- a CDS encoding transketolase C-terminal domain-containing protein: protein MPTPCIITREDIARVRASVSDRHTRAELTADLCRLNTLAAVKIAGSGHLGSSLSAMDIVVWLYTEVMNTLEVGVGSPHRDVYFSSKGHDAPGLYALLYAMGVIKEEKLLLLRRLGGLDGHPDVKIPGVEANTGSLGMGIGKGRGMAVGKTLQGHGGTVYVLLGDGELQEGQIYESLQTTAQQKTGNLVVIVDHNKVQSDKFVSQITDLGDLEAKFRVFGWHVERCDGNSMAALDAALTRLREVAGPRILIADTIKGRGVSFMEHPSAMPEAQSLYPWHSGAPADEPFARAWGELLARVNARLEGLGIAPVAPKEVSPRPKAPSGVTREYVADAYGKALVELARANEKIVVLDGDLAADCRVRLFEQTFPERFVENGIAEMDMVSMAGGLARAGMVPVVNTFASFLASRPNEQIYNNASERTKIIYVCHYAGLIPAGPGKSHQSLRDISLLGATPGITMLQPCNSEETEQALSWCVNKNPKSSMLRLIIGPSPRRIELPPDYALRPGWGTVLRQGTDAVLISYGPVMLHEALGAAEILAEKGFSLMVVNMPWLNCAETYWLASLISRFSTLHVLEDHSPVGGLGDCLSRVLHKKGLGAGVTVRTFGVEGWPACGTPPEALEAHGLDAKSLAEAFLKAGPTAVPGWSLARARGEIGHKPPKPAPFVGVISMHKCGSQTAYWTAKGSFPGCLVRHAHGLSTFHVQVTPSKLQEIVATRMACANSSAKPVIITLTREPLAVLRSALFHKYGEKVRDYFAGSLSAQSFDNFFEQFACSFVLRFRNYFDREIRDVFGVDVLSLPSPEPAGYVIGEGELARVAVIRLEDFNRVYAEVYRALGGEPPIQPVCRNVAEGNPDYERFKAEYAIAPEIVAAVRSFPWYRHMYPETAGRAAG, encoded by the coding sequence ATGCCCACGCCGTGCATCATAACCCGCGAGGACATCGCCCGTGTGCGCGCCTCCGTCTCCGACCGCCACACCCGCGCCGAACTTACCGCCGATCTGTGCCGCCTGAACACCTTGGCCGCAGTCAAGATCGCCGGGTCCGGCCATCTTGGTTCCAGCCTGTCGGCCATGGACATCGTGGTCTGGCTGTACACGGAGGTGATGAACACCCTTGAGGTGGGCGTGGGCAGCCCCCATCGCGATGTCTACTTTTCGTCCAAGGGGCACGATGCGCCGGGTCTGTACGCCCTCCTGTACGCCATGGGCGTCATCAAGGAGGAGAAATTGCTGCTTCTGCGCCGCCTGGGCGGGCTCGACGGCCACCCGGACGTGAAGATTCCAGGAGTGGAGGCCAACACAGGCTCCCTGGGCATGGGCATTGGCAAGGGGCGCGGCATGGCCGTGGGCAAAACCCTGCAGGGTCACGGCGGCACGGTTTACGTGCTTCTAGGCGATGGCGAGTTGCAGGAGGGGCAGATATACGAATCCCTGCAAACCACTGCGCAGCAGAAGACGGGCAACCTTGTGGTCATAGTGGACCACAACAAGGTGCAGAGCGACAAGTTTGTAAGCCAGATAACCGACCTGGGCGACCTTGAGGCCAAGTTCCGCGTCTTCGGCTGGCATGTGGAGCGCTGCGACGGCAACAGCATGGCTGCGCTCGACGCCGCTCTGACCCGCCTGCGCGAGGTCGCCGGCCCCCGGATACTCATTGCCGACACCATCAAGGGCCGCGGGGTGAGCTTCATGGAGCACCCCAGCGCAATGCCGGAGGCCCAGTCCCTGTACCCGTGGCACTCCGGCGCGCCTGCGGATGAACCTTTTGCTCGCGCCTGGGGCGAACTGCTGGCAAGGGTGAACGCCCGGCTTGAGGGGCTGGGCATCGCCCCCGTGGCACCAAAGGAGGTTTCGCCCCGGCCCAAGGCCCCAAGCGGGGTAACGCGCGAATACGTGGCCGATGCTTATGGCAAGGCCCTTGTGGAGCTTGCCCGCGCCAACGAGAAGATAGTGGTGCTGGACGGAGATCTGGCCGCCGACTGCCGGGTGCGGCTCTTTGAACAGACTTTTCCCGAGCGCTTCGTGGAGAACGGCATCGCCGAGATGGACATGGTTTCCATGGCCGGAGGCCTGGCCCGCGCGGGCATGGTTCCGGTGGTCAACACCTTCGCCTCGTTTCTGGCCTCGCGCCCCAATGAGCAGATCTACAATAACGCCTCGGAGCGGACCAAGATCATCTATGTGTGTCATTACGCCGGGCTGATTCCCGCCGGGCCGGGCAAGTCGCACCAGAGCCTCCGTGATATCTCGCTCCTGGGCGCCACGCCGGGCATCACCATGCTCCAGCCCTGTAACTCCGAAGAGACGGAGCAGGCGCTTTCCTGGTGCGTGAACAAGAATCCAAAGAGCAGTATGCTCAGGCTCATCATCGGCCCTTCGCCCCGGCGCATAGAGTTGCCACCGGATTATGCCCTTCGTCCGGGCTGGGGCACGGTGCTGCGCCAGGGGACCGATGCCGTGCTCATCTCCTACGGGCCGGTGATGCTGCACGAGGCGCTGGGCGCTGCCGAAATCCTGGCAGAAAAGGGCTTCAGCCTCATGGTGGTGAACATGCCCTGGCTGAACTGCGCTGAAACCTATTGGCTGGCCTCTTTGATCAGTCGCTTCTCCACTCTGCACGTGCTGGAGGACCACTCGCCCGTGGGCGGCCTGGGGGATTGCCTTTCCCGCGTGCTGCACAAGAAGGGCCTGGGAGCGGGGGTCACCGTGCGCACTTTCGGGGTGGAAGGCTGGCCCGCCTGCGGTACGCCGCCCGAGGCTTTGGAAGCCCATGGCCTGGACGCCAAGTCCCTGGCCGAGGCCTTCTTGAAGGCTGGTCCAACCGCCGTGCCGGGCTGGTCTCTGGCGCGGGCACGTGGGGAGATTGGACACAAGCCGCCCAAGCCCGCCCCTTTTGTTGGCGTCATCTCCATGCACAAGTGCGGCTCGCAGACCGCTTACTGGACGGCAAAGGGTTCCTTTCCCGGCTGTCTTGTGAGACATGCCCACGGGCTTTCGACCTTTCATGTCCAAGTAACCCCGTCCAAGTTGCAGGAGATTGTCGCAACGCGCATGGCGTGCGCCAACAGTAGCGCCAAGCCTGTCATCATCACGCTTACGCGTGAGCCTCTGGCCGTGCTGCGCTCCGCACTTTTCCATAAGTACGGGGAGAAGGTGCGGGACTATTTTGCCGGCAGTCTGTCTGCGCAGAGCTTCGACAATTTTTTCGAGCAATTCGCCTGCAGCTTTGTCCTGCGGTTTCGAAACTATTTCGACCGGGAGATACGGGATGTCTTCGGCGTTGACGTGTTGTCTCTTCCAAGCCCAGAACCGGCCGGGTATGTCATCGGAGAGGGCGAGCTGGCCAGGGTGGCCGTTATCCGTCTGGAGGACTTCAACCGCGTGTACGCCGAGGTGTACCGCGCCCTGGGCGGCGAGCCTCCCATACAGCCCGTGTGCCGCAACGTGGCCGAGGGGAACCCGGACTACGAGCGCTTCAAAGCGGAATACGCCATTGCGCCGGAGATCGTCGCCGCCGTGCGGAGCTTCCCCTGGTACCGGCACATGTACCCGGAGACGGCGGGCCGTGCGGCAGGATAG
- a CDS encoding acylneuraminate cytidylyltransferase family protein yields MPGVVALIPARGGSKRVPGKNIRLLGGHPLLAYSILAARASGVFSDVVLSTDSAEYAEVGQRYGASVPFMRPVEFAGDLSPDIEWVRFTLSRLGEQGACPDCFSILRPTSPFRTPQTIRRAWEQFVAEEGADSLRAIEPCAQHPGKMWVLRGRRMLPLLPLGESDRPWHSCQYQALPMVYVQNASLEMAWSRVPLEGGTIAGEAVVPFLTQGYEGFDINRPEDWERAERLLAEGQVSLPHMPSASA; encoded by the coding sequence ATGCCCGGCGTGGTGGCCCTCATCCCCGCGCGGGGTGGGTCCAAGCGGGTGCCAGGCAAGAACATCCGTCTGCTCGGCGGCCACCCTTTGCTGGCCTACTCCATCCTCGCCGCACGGGCCAGCGGTGTATTCTCGGATGTCGTCCTCTCCACGGACAGCGCAGAATACGCCGAGGTGGGACAGAGGTACGGGGCCAGCGTGCCCTTCATGCGTCCGGTGGAATTCGCTGGAGACCTCTCTCCGGACATCGAGTGGGTGCGCTTCACGCTCTCTCGCCTGGGCGAACAGGGCGCGTGCCCGGACTGCTTTAGCATCCTCAGGCCCACCAGCCCCTTTCGCACGCCGCAAACCATCCGACGGGCCTGGGAGCAGTTCGTGGCCGAAGAGGGCGCGGATTCCCTGCGGGCCATAGAGCCTTGCGCGCAGCATCCAGGGAAGATGTGGGTGCTGCGTGGCCGCAGAATGCTTCCGCTCCTGCCCCTGGGCGAGAGCGACCGGCCCTGGCACAGCTGCCAGTATCAGGCGCTGCCCATGGTCTACGTGCAGAACGCCAGTCTGGAGATGGCCTGGAGCCGTGTCCCCCTTGAGGGGGGAACCATCGCCGGGGAGGCGGTTGTGCCTTTCTTGACCCAAGGGTATGAAGGCTTCGACATCAACAGGCCCGAGGATTGGGAACGGGCGGAGCGGCTTTTGGCAGAGGGGCAGGTCTCATTGCCGCACATGCCGTCTGCCTCGGCATAG
- a CDS encoding aldehyde dehydrogenase family protein, whose protein sequence is MSIPHMVPNWIGGVEQPAILGKLFDKISPTDGRVLSRCAASTAQDVDAALCAAEAAQPAWGALPAVRRGMILHEVVLGMRSRRDELAEMVALETGKSRKEALGEVDGAAALGLFYASEGQRLYGKTCTSAVDGRTTLMLRQPVGVAGLIIAANTPIANVAWKVFPALVCGNAAVLKAAEDTPGTAWLFGHIAHQTGLPAGVLSIVQGTGLEAGAPLVADARVGVVSFTGSTAVGRSISEVCAGRLAKVSLELGGKNPFVVCDDADLERAVSFAVLSAFSNAGQRCASASRFIVFDSVYEEFRSRFVERTRDLKVGTADNDDLGPVINERQLHSMLATVDEARLMGAVVLEGGHRMTGPAHAQGFYVAPTILEDVDPQWTISRKELFGPIACLYRAPGFEAALALANDSPYGLTACIHTRDMNRAIRFMHAMQAGVVSINGATYGSEPHMPFGGFKDSGNGTREPGTEAINIYSELKNVFIHADPTQV, encoded by the coding sequence ATGAGCATTCCACATATGGTGCCGAACTGGATCGGTGGGGTGGAACAGCCCGCCATTCTGGGCAAGCTTTTCGACAAGATCAGTCCGACCGATGGGCGGGTGCTGTCCCGTTGTGCCGCCTCCACTGCGCAGGACGTTGACGCTGCGCTTTGCGCCGCCGAGGCCGCACAGCCCGCCTGGGGGGCGTTGCCCGCCGTGCGGCGCGGCATGATTCTTCATGAAGTCGTGCTGGGAATGCGTTCCCGCCGTGACGAGCTTGCGGAGATGGTGGCGCTTGAGACGGGCAAGTCCCGCAAGGAGGCGCTGGGCGAGGTTGACGGCGCCGCCGCCCTTGGCCTGTTCTACGCCAGCGAGGGCCAGCGGCTGTACGGCAAGACCTGCACCAGCGCGGTGGACGGCCGCACCACCCTCATGCTCCGCCAGCCCGTGGGCGTGGCCGGGCTCATCATCGCCGCGAATACGCCCATCGCCAACGTGGCCTGGAAGGTTTTTCCGGCCTTGGTCTGCGGCAACGCCGCTGTGCTCAAAGCCGCGGAGGACACTCCCGGCACGGCATGGCTCTTCGGGCACATCGCCCACCAGACCGGGCTACCAGCAGGGGTGTTGAGCATCGTGCAGGGGACCGGGCTTGAGGCCGGAGCCCCCCTGGTTGCGGACGCCCGCGTGGGAGTGGTCAGCTTCACGGGCTCCACGGCAGTGGGCCGGAGCATCTCGGAGGTCTGCGCCGGGAGGTTGGCCAAGGTCTCCCTTGAACTCGGCGGCAAGAACCCCTTTGTGGTCTGCGACGATGCGGACCTGGAGCGGGCCGTTAGCTTCGCTGTGCTCTCTGCCTTCAGCAACGCCGGACAGCGTTGCGCCTCGGCCAGCCGCTTCATCGTCTTCGATTCCGTCTACGAGGAGTTCCGGTCTCGTTTTGTGGAGCGCACGCGTGACCTCAAGGTCGGTACTGCCGATAACGACGATCTTGGCCCGGTGATCAACGAGCGGCAGTTGCACTCCATGCTTGCCACCGTGGACGAGGCGCGCCTGATGGGAGCGGTCGTGCTCGAAGGTGGGCACAGGATGACGGGCCCTGCCCACGCCCAAGGCTTCTACGTGGCGCCCACCATCCTGGAAGACGTGGACCCGCAGTGGACCATTTCGCGCAAGGAGCTCTTCGGACCCATTGCCTGTCTGTACCGGGCCCCCGGTTTTGAGGCGGCCCTGGCCCTGGCCAATGATTCGCCATACGGGCTCACGGCCTGCATCCATACCCGCGACATGAACCGCGCTATACGCTTCATGCACGCCATGCAGGCCGGGGTGGTGTCCATCAACGGAGCCACCTACGGCAGCGAGCCACACATGCCTTTCGGCGGATTCAAGGATTCTGGAAACGGAACGCGCGAGCCCGGCACCGAGGCCATTAACATCTATTCCGAGTTGAAAAATGTCTTTATCCACGCAGACCCGACACAGGTCTGA
- the galE gene encoding UDP-glucose 4-epimerase GalE, producing MPKILVTGGAGYIGSHTCLALVQGGYDVLVLDNLSTGRKEMVLPPARLVHGDLSDSGLVRELLHREAPDAVIHFAASIVAPESVAAPLKYYCNNVSTTASLALAVVEARVPHFVFSSSAAVYGTAQGCTVDEASPVEPITPYGSSKLMCERILHDAALAHPGFVPVSLRYFNVAGADPEGRLGNVTPDATHLIKVACLTALRVRPVLQVFGTDYPTPDGTCTRDYVHVSDLADVHVAMLRHLEQGGRGGVFNCGYGRGFSVRQIVETVRKVSGVDFPVEHVDRRPGDPPSLVADCSKLVKATGWKPRRDAIEDIVRDTLEWERRRLRQAAD from the coding sequence ATGCCGAAGATTCTGGTCACCGGCGGCGCTGGGTACATTGGATCGCATACTTGCCTTGCCCTTGTGCAAGGCGGTTACGATGTGCTCGTTCTGGACAATCTCTCCACCGGTCGCAAGGAGATGGTGCTGCCCCCGGCGCGTCTTGTGCACGGCGACCTGTCGGATTCAGGCCTTGTGCGCGAACTGCTGCACAGGGAGGCCCCGGACGCGGTAATCCATTTCGCTGCAAGCATTGTGGCTCCCGAATCCGTTGCCGCCCCTCTGAAGTATTACTGCAATAACGTGTCCACAACGGCCTCGTTGGCGCTCGCCGTGGTGGAGGCGCGCGTGCCGCACTTCGTGTTTTCTTCCAGCGCTGCGGTCTACGGGACGGCCCAAGGCTGCACTGTGGACGAGGCGAGCCCTGTGGAGCCCATCACCCCTTATGGCAGCAGCAAGCTCATGTGCGAACGGATCCTCCATGATGCGGCGCTCGCGCATCCGGGATTTGTTCCAGTAAGCCTCCGCTACTTCAACGTCGCCGGTGCCGATCCCGAAGGTCGCCTCGGCAATGTCACGCCAGACGCGACGCATCTCATCAAGGTGGCCTGCCTGACTGCGCTGAGGGTCCGTCCCGTCTTACAGGTTTTTGGAACGGACTATCCCACGCCTGATGGCACCTGTACGCGTGACTATGTGCATGTTTCCGATTTGGCCGACGTGCATGTGGCCATGCTGCGCCACCTGGAGCAAGGCGGCCGGGGTGGGGTGTTCAATTGCGGGTACGGGCGGGGGTTCAGTGTCCGCCAGATTGTGGAAACCGTGCGCAAGGTGAGCGGCGTTGATTTTCCCGTCGAGCATGTGGACCGCAGGCCGGGCGACCCGCCGAGCCTGGTGGCCGACTGCTCCAAGCTGGTGAAGGCCACAGGCTGGAAGCCCCGGCGCGATGCAATCGAGGACATCGTGCGCGACACCCTGGAGTGGGAGCGGCGCAGGTTGCGGCAGGCGGCAGACTAG
- a CDS encoding class I SAM-dependent methyltransferase, with product MALKIKPGQVVPEHWTSNDWEEKARENPLYAVMTTPDLIEADAENFSPEMLESFFAKGQRVFAKHIAPRIPLVRTGADTPYMVEYGCGMGRILKAVLEAGHPCSGIDISPTMLRHCRDLVPGVRSLHLLDENNRCDLDDACADVVFSFAVLKHIHRLSIYACAVDEMLRVLKPGGLLMLNVNCQDFERTGFDNPHRTENFEEYSLHFEPGKDKPYQRRAYTTWSGVYIGYDWLKHRLDNGGVSVLDTYYHTLKKKQGIWLVGTKGDSRPFSSAVK from the coding sequence ATGGCCCTGAAGATCAAGCCTGGGCAGGTGGTGCCTGAGCACTGGACCAGCAACGACTGGGAAGAAAAGGCTCGTGAGAATCCGCTGTATGCTGTCATGACCACGCCCGATCTCATTGAGGCGGATGCGGAGAATTTCAGTCCCGAGATGCTGGAGAGCTTTTTTGCCAAAGGGCAGCGAGTCTTTGCCAAACACATCGCTCCGCGTATTCCCCTGGTGCGGACCGGAGCAGACACACCTTACATGGTGGAATACGGCTGCGGCATGGGGCGTATCCTGAAGGCCGTGCTGGAGGCCGGACACCCATGCTCCGGCATCGATATTTCGCCAACCATGCTCAGGCATTGCCGCGACCTCGTCCCCGGAGTGCGCTCTCTGCACCTGCTGGACGAGAATAACCGCTGCGATTTGGACGACGCCTGCGCCGATGTGGTGTTTTCCTTCGCTGTGCTCAAGCACATCCACCGGCTTTCCATTTACGCCTGCGCTGTGGACGAAATGCTGCGGGTGCTCAAGCCCGGCGGTCTGCTCATGCTCAACGTCAACTGCCAGGACTTCGAGCGCACGGGCTTCGACAATCCGCACCGCACGGAAAACTTCGAGGAATACAGTCTGCACTTTGAGCCGGGCAAGGATAAGCCCTACCAGCGCAGGGCCTATACCACCTGGAGCGGCGTTTACATTGGGTACGACTGGTTGAAGCACCGCCTGGACAATGGCGGAGTCAGCGTGCTCGATACCTACTACCATACCTTGAAGAAGAAGCAGGGCATCTGGCTGGTGGGGACCAAGGGCGATTCTCGGCCGTTCTCCTCAGCAGTGAAATGA
- a CDS encoding SDR family oxidoreductase — translation MFQSSLFDLCDRVVVITGGLGQLGRQFMASLVAHGARVAVVDLPVVPPDWFAESESICYVHADVTDRCSLEAALTCIASRWEAPFGLINNAALDSPPGSPAEENGPFESYPNASFRRVMEVNVTGVFLACQVFGGAMAKAGRGSVVNIGSTYGLVSPNQDLYQFRRDAGEEFFKPVAYSVSKSALLNMTRYLATYWGEAGVRVNTLCFGGVFNNQDERFLVEYAKRVPMRRMAREDEYNGAAVFLMSDASSYMTGATMIIDGGWTAW, via the coding sequence ATGTTCCAATCTTCCTTGTTCGATCTTTGTGACCGTGTTGTTGTCATCACCGGCGGTCTGGGACAACTCGGACGCCAGTTCATGGCGTCTCTGGTCGCCCATGGAGCGAGGGTCGCCGTTGTGGACCTGCCTGTGGTTCCGCCCGACTGGTTCGCTGAGAGCGAGTCCATCTGTTACGTGCACGCGGACGTCACCGACCGGTGCAGCCTTGAAGCCGCCCTTACCTGCATCGCCTCGCGTTGGGAGGCCCCCTTTGGCCTGATCAACAACGCGGCCCTTGATTCTCCGCCGGGCTCTCCGGCAGAGGAGAACGGCCCTTTCGAATCCTATCCGAATGCCTCCTTCCGTAGGGTGATGGAGGTCAACGTGACGGGCGTGTTTCTTGCCTGCCAGGTGTTTGGCGGGGCCATGGCCAAAGCCGGGCGCGGATCCGTGGTGAATATCGGCTCCACATATGGACTGGTGTCTCCCAACCAGGATCTCTACCAATTCCGCCGCGATGCGGGCGAGGAGTTCTTCAAGCCTGTGGCGTATAGCGTCTCCAAGTCCGCCTTGTTGAACATGACGCGCTATCTCGCAACGTATTGGGGCGAGGCCGGGGTGCGCGTGAACACGCTGTGCTTCGGGGGCGTGTTCAACAACCAGGACGAACGGTTCTTGGTAGAGTATGCCAAGCGCGTGCCCATGCGGCGAATGGCTCGCGAGGATGAGTACAACGGTGCGGCGGTGTTCCTTATGTCCGATGCATCGTCCTACATGACGGGGGCGACGATGATTATCGACGGGGGCTGGACGGCCTGGTAG
- a CDS encoding N-acetylneuraminate synthase family protein yields MRKFVVNDSVVADESTAYVIAEIGHNHQGNLDTARDMFLCAKDCGVDAVKLQKRDNQTLFCKSLYNAPYNSENAYGATYGEHREALEFGESEFNVLVPYAAELGLDFACTAFDVPSADFLGMVGTSVIKIASCDLVNTPLLRHVARMGKPMVVSTGGCSLDDVVRAYDTIMPLNANFCILQCTAAYPCEAQDMNLRVIETYLKRFPDIVIGLSDHQNGISLAMVAFALGARVFEKHFTLNRAMRGTDHAFSIEPTGMRKLVRDLKRAEQALGSADKHCLPMEEKPLLKMRKKIVAARNLSVGTVLTEADLALKCPGDGLMPYMLDSVLGKTLTHVLVEDEALTLEMLK; encoded by the coding sequence ATGCGCAAATTCGTTGTAAACGATTCAGTTGTGGCCGATGAGAGTACCGCCTATGTTATCGCCGAAATTGGTCACAATCACCAAGGCAATCTCGATACTGCGCGAGATATGTTCCTGTGCGCGAAAGATTGCGGCGTTGACGCTGTTAAGCTGCAGAAGCGCGACAATCAAACTTTGTTTTGTAAATCACTATATAATGCACCTTATAATAGTGAGAATGCATACGGTGCAACATATGGTGAGCATCGTGAGGCTCTTGAGTTTGGCGAGTCAGAGTTTAATGTCCTTGTCCCTTACGCGGCGGAACTTGGTTTGGATTTCGCCTGTACCGCATTCGATGTACCCAGTGCGGATTTTCTCGGCATGGTGGGGACCTCGGTCATCAAAATTGCCTCCTGTGATTTGGTGAACACGCCACTATTGCGCCATGTGGCCAGGATGGGCAAGCCCATGGTGGTCTCCACTGGCGGCTGTTCACTAGATGATGTTGTGCGGGCCTACGACACAATAATGCCTCTTAATGCCAATTTCTGCATACTTCAGTGTACTGCGGCCTACCCATGCGAGGCGCAGGATATGAACCTGCGTGTGATTGAGACGTATCTGAAACGCTTCCCGGACATTGTTATCGGCCTATCAGATCACCAGAATGGCATTTCTTTGGCGATGGTTGCTTTCGCGCTGGGTGCACGCGTTTTTGAAAAGCACTTCACACTCAACCGTGCCATGCGCGGCACGGACCATGCCTTTTCCATCGAGCCGACCGGGATGCGCAAACTTGTGCGCGATTTGAAGCGTGCGGAGCAAGCGCTGGGCAGCGCAGACAAGCATTGCTTGCCGATGGAGGAGAAGCCTCTGCTCAAGATGCGCAAGAAGATCGTGGCCGCTCGAAATCTGTCGGTGGGGACAGTCCTCACTGAGGCCGACCTTGCCCTCAAGTGTCCTGGAGACGGCCTGATGCCATACATGCTCGACTCTGTGCTTGGCAAAACGCTGACGCATGTCTTGGTCGAAGACGAGGCGTTGACTCTTGAGATGTTGAAGTAG